One genomic window of Pocillopora verrucosa isolate sample1 chromosome 8, ASM3666991v2, whole genome shotgun sequence includes the following:
- the LOC131787930 gene encoding thymidine kinase, cytosolic: MARREFCKTFGALLSSTKASSTILCRAQATKTFKMSLVTIPGMDVHSVVNLRGQIQVIFGPMFSGKTTELLRRIKRYQVANHPCMVIKYEKDNRYDTDGVATHDRQSLRASACSVLADIKEKAIDYSVLGIDEGQFFPDIVEFSEEMASLGKTVIVAALDGTFQRKAFGAVLQLVPLAESVVKLNAVCMHCFKDAAFTKRLGEETKVEVIGGAEKYMAVCRDCYQFSTVHQVLGGAPIRGSFH, from the exons ATGGCAAGGCGCGAATTTTGTAAAACTTTTGGCGCGCTTCTCTCATCAACAAAAGCTTCATCAACGATACTGTGCAGAGCACAAGCgacaaaaactttcaaaatgtctCTGGTGACAATTCCAGGCATGGATGTTCACAGCGTTGTGAATTTAAGAGGTCAAATTCAG GTCATCTTTGGGCCAATGTTTTCGGGAAAAAC AACTGAGTTACTCAGACGAATCAAGCGATACCAAGTAGCAAACCATCCGTGTATGGTGATCAAATACGAGAAGGACAACCGCTATGACACAGACGGTGTAGCAACACACGATAG GCAAAGCCTCAGAGCCTCTGCTTGTTCAGTGTTAGCAGATATCAAGGAAAAAGCTATAGATTATTCTGTTTTGGGAATTGATGAAGGACAATTT TTTCCAGACATTGTAGAGTTCTCAGAAGAAATGGCCTCTCTTGGTAAAACTGTTATAGTTGCTGCATTAGATGGAACCTTTCAAAGGAAG GCTTTTGGAGCTGTGCTGCAACTTGTTCCTCTTGCAGAAAGTGTTGTCAAACTTAATGCAGTCTGTATGCATTGCTTCAAAGATGCTGCATTCACCAAAAGACTAGGGGAGGAGACAAAG GTTGAGGTTATAGGGGGAGCGGAGAAATACATGGCTGTTTGTCGTGATTGCTATCAGTTCTCAACTGTCCATCAAGTGTTAGGTGGGGCTCCAATAAGGGGGAGCTTTCATTAA
- the LOC131787961 gene encoding cilia- and flagella-associated protein 184 isoform X2: MADQEQVTLENAPATEDILSSQGEVTETKDTDNEPENPSSGDTVAGEAPSQLANELPQEGGSAEETSADAAAADETNQVQEEGESKEKEDVIENPSQIEERQDHIELEFEEEQDENAPLPENEGIPETDDGPTVEVAQPLSREGTPTGQRTIMEENGKEEPDAFSTPPPPVPQSPEPTTDMEQMDTYIESDAMQYDEMEYDDESEPEIPIYNRAELIERYQQALEERSALQSLNAQLQHKLAEYFKKKKSDERQQEIEKNVTDQEQRYLKYMSNLEELQNEERRETKNYEDQIEDLKAKCQERQEIVNQASDNFMMFKSDVAKQAINSRSGKPIPPKDLEQYQMLELKKEQEVMQVRLENIKLKNRLKKREMQLKAKEELAEGLHLIDFEQLKIENQTYNEKIEERNEELLKLRKKITTTVQVLTHLKEKLQFVQAENSDQRNILRSVEAHAAQKRDILTRTKQVRDALRIENVKLRQKCGLLGNEPLLRDYEQRKEQSDDLRAKIDRLKMDHAELTMDCSGIRTKIEGARQDEKSL; encoded by the exons ATGGCGGATCAAGAGCAAGTTACCCTA GAAAATGCTCCGGCTACAGAAGACATTCTCAGTTCTCAGGGTGAAGTTACAGAAACCAAAGATACAGATAACGAACCAGAGAACCCTTCCTCAGGAGACACTGTAGCTGGAGAGGCACCCTCACAACTGGCTAATGAGTTACCACAGGAGGGAGGCAGTGCAGAGGAGACTTCAGCTGATGCTGCAGCAGCAGATGAGACAAATCAGGTGCAAGAGGAAGgggaaagcaaagaaaaagaagatgtGATAGAAAATCCAAGTCAAATTGAGGAGAGACAGGATCATATTGAGCTTGAA TTTGAAGAAGAACAGGATGAAAATGCTCCATTACCAGAG aatgAAGGCATTCCAGAGACTGATGACGGTCCTACTGTGGAGGTAGCTCAGCCACTGTCCAGAGAGGGAACACCCACTGGACAGAGGACAATCATGGAAGAAAATGGTAAGGAGGAGCCTGATGCTTTTTCAACCCCTCCTCCTCCAGTGCCACAGTCTCCAGAACCAACAACTGACATGGAACAGATGGATACATATATTGAGTCAG ATGCCATGCAATATGATGAGATGGAGTATGATGATGAGTCTGAACCAGAGATTCCTATCTACAACAGAGCAGAACTTATTGAACGTTACCAG CAAGCGTTGGAGGAAAGATCTGCTTTGCAATCATTGAATGCCCAGCTTCAACACAAGCTGGCtgaatatttcaaaaagaaaaag agTGATGAGCGACAGCAGGAGATAGAAAAGAATGTGACAGATCAGGAACAAAGATACCTCAAATATATGT caaatcTTGAAGAACtccaaaatgaagaaagacGAGAAACCAAAAATTATGAGGATCAAATTgaagatttaaaagcaaaatgcCAGGAGAGGCAAGAAATTGTGAACCAAGCCAG TGACAACTTTATGATGTTTAAGAGTGATGTTGCAAAACAGGCAATCAACAGTCGATCTGGAAAACCAATTCCTCCCAAG GATCTTGAACAATACCAGATGTTAGAActtaaaaaagaacaagaagtTATGCAG GTGCGACTGGAGAACATAAAGCTGAAAAACCGGCTGAAAAAGAGGGAGATGCAATTAAAAGCGAAG GAGGAGCTAGCGGAAGGATTGCACTTAATTGACTTTGAGCAGCTCAAGATTGAAAACCAGACTTATAATGAAAAGATTGAAGAACGAAATGAG GAGCTTTTGAAACTTCGCAAGAAGATCACAACTACAGTGCAAGTCCTAACGCATCTGAAGGAAAAGTTGCAGTTTGTACAGGCAGAGAACAGTGATCAAAGAAACATTCTTAGATCAGTCGAGGCACACGCTGCACAG AAAAGAGATATAttaacaagaacaaaacaagtCAGGGATGCACTGAGAATAGAAAATGTCAAGCTTAGACAAAAGTGTGGACTCCTTGGAAACGAGCCGCTGCTCAGAGACTACGAGCAACGGAAAGAACAG AGCGATGATCTACGAGCGAAAATTGATCGTCTGAAGATGGATCATGCTGAACTGACTATGGACTGCAGTGGAATACGAACGAAAATTGAAGGAGCTAGACAAGACGAAAAATCGCTTTAG
- the LOC131787961 gene encoding cilia- and flagella-associated protein 184 isoform X1: MADQEQVTLENAPATEDILSSQGEVTETKDTDNEPENPSSGDTVAGEAPSQLANELPQEGGSAEETSADAAAADETNQVQEEGESKEKEDVIENPSQIEERQDHIELEKFEEEQDENAPLPENEGIPETDDGPTVEVAQPLSREGTPTGQRTIMEENGKEEPDAFSTPPPPVPQSPEPTTDMEQMDTYIESDAMQYDEMEYDDESEPEIPIYNRAELIERYQQALEERSALQSLNAQLQHKLAEYFKKKKSDERQQEIEKNVTDQEQRYLKYMSNLEELQNEERRETKNYEDQIEDLKAKCQERQEIVNQASDNFMMFKSDVAKQAINSRSGKPIPPKDLEQYQMLELKKEQEVMQVRLENIKLKNRLKKREMQLKAKEELAEGLHLIDFEQLKIENQTYNEKIEERNEELLKLRKKITTTVQVLTHLKEKLQFVQAENSDQRNILRSVEAHAAQKRDILTRTKQVRDALRIENVKLRQKCGLLGNEPLLRDYEQRKEQSDDLRAKIDRLKMDHAELTMDCSGIRTKIEGARQDEKSL, encoded by the exons ATGGCGGATCAAGAGCAAGTTACCCTA GAAAATGCTCCGGCTACAGAAGACATTCTCAGTTCTCAGGGTGAAGTTACAGAAACCAAAGATACAGATAACGAACCAGAGAACCCTTCCTCAGGAGACACTGTAGCTGGAGAGGCACCCTCACAACTGGCTAATGAGTTACCACAGGAGGGAGGCAGTGCAGAGGAGACTTCAGCTGATGCTGCAGCAGCAGATGAGACAAATCAGGTGCAAGAGGAAGgggaaagcaaagaaaaagaagatgtGATAGAAAATCCAAGTCAAATTGAGGAGAGACAGGATCATATTGAGCTTGAA AAGTTTGAAGAAGAACAGGATGAAAATGCTCCATTACCAGAG aatgAAGGCATTCCAGAGACTGATGACGGTCCTACTGTGGAGGTAGCTCAGCCACTGTCCAGAGAGGGAACACCCACTGGACAGAGGACAATCATGGAAGAAAATGGTAAGGAGGAGCCTGATGCTTTTTCAACCCCTCCTCCTCCAGTGCCACAGTCTCCAGAACCAACAACTGACATGGAACAGATGGATACATATATTGAGTCAG ATGCCATGCAATATGATGAGATGGAGTATGATGATGAGTCTGAACCAGAGATTCCTATCTACAACAGAGCAGAACTTATTGAACGTTACCAG CAAGCGTTGGAGGAAAGATCTGCTTTGCAATCATTGAATGCCCAGCTTCAACACAAGCTGGCtgaatatttcaaaaagaaaaag agTGATGAGCGACAGCAGGAGATAGAAAAGAATGTGACAGATCAGGAACAAAGATACCTCAAATATATGT caaatcTTGAAGAACtccaaaatgaagaaagacGAGAAACCAAAAATTATGAGGATCAAATTgaagatttaaaagcaaaatgcCAGGAGAGGCAAGAAATTGTGAACCAAGCCAG TGACAACTTTATGATGTTTAAGAGTGATGTTGCAAAACAGGCAATCAACAGTCGATCTGGAAAACCAATTCCTCCCAAG GATCTTGAACAATACCAGATGTTAGAActtaaaaaagaacaagaagtTATGCAG GTGCGACTGGAGAACATAAAGCTGAAAAACCGGCTGAAAAAGAGGGAGATGCAATTAAAAGCGAAG GAGGAGCTAGCGGAAGGATTGCACTTAATTGACTTTGAGCAGCTCAAGATTGAAAACCAGACTTATAATGAAAAGATTGAAGAACGAAATGAG GAGCTTTTGAAACTTCGCAAGAAGATCACAACTACAGTGCAAGTCCTAACGCATCTGAAGGAAAAGTTGCAGTTTGTACAGGCAGAGAACAGTGATCAAAGAAACATTCTTAGATCAGTCGAGGCACACGCTGCACAG AAAAGAGATATAttaacaagaacaaaacaagtCAGGGATGCACTGAGAATAGAAAATGTCAAGCTTAGACAAAAGTGTGGACTCCTTGGAAACGAGCCGCTGCTCAGAGACTACGAGCAACGGAAAGAACAG AGCGATGATCTACGAGCGAAAATTGATCGTCTGAAGATGGATCATGCTGAACTGACTATGGACTGCAGTGGAATACGAACGAAAATTGAAGGAGCTAGACAAGACGAAAAATCGCTTTAG